CCCATTGTGAAAAGCTCCTCGTAGACAGGCCTGAACAAAAACTGCCAAAGTAGTGCTAGTCACCTGAATCTGAAGTTCGGCTCATTGTTTTTTGGCAGAATCGTTTGACGGCGGCGAGGATTTCGTCGGCGGATTTGACCCATTTGTAGGGCTTGGGGTTTTCGTTGTGCGCCGCGATGAATGCGGTGATGTCGGTCTCAAGTTCAGCGGTTGATCGGTGGACACCGCGCTGCAACTGCTTGCGGGTCAGTTCTGCAAACCATCGTTCGACCTGATTGATCCAGGACGCCGAAGTCGGTGTGAAGTGAGCATGCCAATGCGGGCGGCGTGCGAGCCAGGCCTTGATCTTTGGCGTCTTGTGGGTCGCATAGTTGTCCATCACGAGGTGGACGTCTGGCCCCTTGGGGATCGCGGCGTCGATCCGCTTGAGGAAGTCGAGGAACTCGGTTGCCCGATGGCGCTTGTAGCATTTCCCGATCACGGCGCCGGTGGCAATGTCGAGCGCGGCGAACAGGGATGTCGTGCCATTGCGGACGTAGGTATGGGTGCGCCGCTCAGGAACCCCCGGCGCCATGGGCAAGACCGGCTGCTCGCGATCCAGCGCCTGGATTTGCGATTTTTCATCCACGCACAGCACGATCGCCCGGTTCGGCGGCGACATGTAGAGCCCGACTATGTCCTGCACCTTGTCGACAAATAGCGGATCGGTGGACAGCTTGAATGTCTCGGACCGGTGCGGCTGCAGGCCGAACGCGCCCCAGATCCGGCGGATGGTGGTGTGTGACAGCCCGGACTTGGCGGCCATGGAACGGATCGACCAATGCGTGGCGTCCTTGGGGGTCGTGTTCAGCGTACGCTCGATCACCTGAGCTACTTGCGTGTCAGATACTGTTCGTGGCCGACCCGCACGATATTCGTCAGTCAGTCCTTCAATGCCAGCCTGCACGAACCGGCGGCGCCATTTGCCAACCGTGTGCTCGTGAACGCCCAGGCGTTCGGCGACTTCCTTGCTCTGCAGCCCTTCTGCACAAAGCAGGACCATCCGGCATCGATCAGAGAGTGAACGCGGCGCTTTGTGGCGGCGGACCTGAGCTTCGAGAAAACGCCGGTCATCTCCGCTCAAGACAACCAAATCCGCCCGTCTGCCCGCCATCACATTAACCTCCGTCTGATCTACAAGGGCTTATACAATGAAGCTTACTTCAGTTCCAGGTGACTAGATCAACACCCGTTCCACCTCATCGAGCGTCACGTCATCGGGCCTCCGATCGTAGAGCTGGGTCGTGCGCGTGGAGCTATGGTTCGCCATCGTCGCGGCCGTCTCCAGCGTGCCGCCGTTCTTCAGGTAAGTGGTAATCCCGGTCGCGCGGAACGAATGGTTGCCGATCGCCGTGCCGATCTCGGCCGCCACCGCGCGTCGGCGCACCATCGCGAACGCATTGGCCTGGGGCAGGGGAGTGTCGCTTAGCCGCTTGGTCCCGCGCGCGATCGTGCGGAACAACGGCCCCTTGGCTTGCGCGCGCAGCTCACACCCGTCGATATAGGCGGTCAGATAGTCCTCAAGATTATGGTGGCAGGGCATTTCGTGCTGCTTGCCGCCCTTTTCGTGCAGCCGCACCCAGAGACGGCGGTTCTGCATGAAAACGTCCTCGACACGCATGGAGAGCGCCGCGCCGATCCGCGCGAACGAATAGACCATCAGCCCGATTAGCGCGCGGTCGCGCAGACCCGCCGGCCCACCCACGTCGATCGTATCAAGCAGCCGCCGCGCCTCGTCGGGGGCCAGCACCGGCGTCTTGCCGCGCCGCTGACTATGCGCCGGCCCGCGCACCGATGCGGCGGGGTTCACCGGCATGACCTGGCCTATCACCAGCCAGTCGAACAGCCGACGCACGCCGGCGAGCTGCTGCTTGACGCTGGGCGCGCTCATCTCGCCTCCCAGCGCCTCGATCCACGCGCCGACGTGGAGCGGCTGCACGGCCCCAAGGGACGTGACCCCGCGCGCCGCTACCCAGGTCAGGAAGTCGCCAGCCGCGCGCGCATAGGCGCGGCGCGTATGCGCGTTGCGGATGGTGACGGCGAAAAACTCCAGGAACCGCAACCGCGCGCGGTCGTCGGCCGACGCGATCAGCGCCGGCAAGGCCAGCGTGGGCGAGGGAAGGGGGGCGAGCTGAGCCATTACCCCTCTCTCCGCCAGCGTGCGGGCGCGGCGCGCGGTTCGACGCGACGGCGCGCCATCTCCGCTTGCACCTGTTCATGGGGAGTGCCCGGCCTCGGATCATCGACCGCCGCCTGCAACAACCGGCGCAGCAACGCGTCGCGCAGATCACGATGCGGCTCCAGATCGCGGAAGTTGCCGACGATCGCGAACACCGCCTCCGAAGGATCGGCGAACATGCCGCGCTCGATCGGTTCCAACAGCCAGTCGGCCAGCGCCGGGGGCAGATAGGCCTCAAACCGCAACCCGCCCGCGCGGGCCTGCTCCCGCAAGCTCTCGGCCTGGGCGCGGGACACGGGATTGTCATACGGGTAATCATCCTCGTCGTGCATGTCGGGGACACCGCCGATCTGGGTCATGGCCGGCCCCGGACATGGGCGGCGGGATCGATGATCGTGATGGCGTCGCGCGAGCCGTTGGCGACGGCATCGGCGATCCCGAAGATCTCGACGCGACCGCCTTCGTTGTAGATGCGTCCCGCCACCGTGCCATGGATGATTGCGCGCGCGCCGGTCTCGATCGTCAGGTTGCCCGTAATTGTGCCGTGGAGGATGAAACGGATGCCCCGATGCAGCGTCGCATCGCCAGCGACCATGCCATAGAGGGCGATATTCTCCTCGATGGCGAAGGGGCCTTCGATCTTGTCGTGCACCGCGCGCATTATGCCGCCGCCTCTATGTCCGTCAGGGCAAAATCATTGCCCTTGAACAACAGCGGCTCGTCGGTCGCCTTGGCCAGCGCATAGGAAAAGCAGTCGCCAAAGTTCAGGCCCGCTTTGTGGCGGCCCTTGCCGAAATCGAGAAACGCCTGTCGCGCCAGTTCGCCATGATCGAGCGTCACCGGTTCGATCGTGATGCCGGCGCGGCGAAAGAAGGCTTCGGTCTGGCGCATCCCTTCGGGACCGAGCTGGCGTTCGATGACCATCGACAGCTCGACATAGCTGGCGACGCTGATGCGGCAGGCATCGGCATCATGGATGGCTTGTGCGAAGGTCGCCGCTTCGGGTTCGCGATAGAGGATCGCGACCAGGGCCGAGGTGTCGAGGATCATTTCGGCAGGCCATTATCGTCATAAAACAGTTCGGCATGATCGACATAGGGGCGCTTCACATGCGTGGCGGCGCGATCGGCGATCGTTAGCAGTTCCGCGACGCTCGCCTTGCTTTTCTGACGCTCGATCCTGGCGAAGCGCTCGCGCAGCGCCTCCGTCACCACGCGGGTCATGCTCTGGCCGGTCGCTTGGGCGATG
This portion of the Sphingobium aromaticiconvertens genome encodes:
- a CDS encoding IS630 family transposase; protein product: MAGRRADLVVLSGDDRRFLEAQVRRHKAPRSLSDRCRMVLLCAEGLQSKEVAERLGVHEHTVGKWRRRFVQAGIEGLTDEYRAGRPRTVSDTQVAQVIERTLNTTPKDATHWSIRSMAAKSGLSHTTIRRIWGAFGLQPHRSETFKLSTDPLFVDKVQDIVGLYMSPPNRAIVLCVDEKSQIQALDREQPVLPMAPGVPERRTHTYVRNGTTSLFAALDIATGAVIGKCYKRHRATEFLDFLKRIDAAIPKGPDVHLVMDNYATHKTPKIKAWLARRPHWHAHFTPTSASWINQVERWFAELTRKQLQRGVHRSTAELETDITAFIAAHNENPKPYKWVKSADEILAAVKRFCQKTMSRTSDSGD
- a CDS encoding tyrosine-type recombinase/integrase, whose protein sequence is MAQLAPLPSPTLALPALIASADDRARLRFLEFFAVTIRNAHTRRAYARAAGDFLTWVAARGVTSLGAVQPLHVGAWIEALGGEMSAPSVKQQLAGVRRLFDWLVIGQVMPVNPAASVRGPAHSQRRGKTPVLAPDEARRLLDTIDVGGPAGLRDRALIGLMVYSFARIGAALSMRVEDVFMQNRRLWVRLHEKGGKQHEMPCHHNLEDYLTAYIDGCELRAQAKGPLFRTIARGTKRLSDTPLPQANAFAMVRRRAVAAEIGTAIGNHSFRATGITTYLKNGGTLETAATMANHSSTRTTQLYDRRPDDVTLDEVERVLI
- a CDS encoding type II toxin-antitoxin system VapC family toxin translates to MILDTSALVAILYREPEAATFAQAIHDADACRISVASYVELSMVIERQLGPEGMRQTEAFFRRAGITIEPVTLDHGELARQAFLDFGKGRHKAGLNFGDCFSYALAKATDEPLLFKGNDFALTDIEAAA
- a CDS encoding type II toxin-antitoxin system VapB family antitoxin gives rise to the protein MSLNVKDPEAHRLAQAIAQATGQSMTRVVTEALRERFARIERQKSKASVAELLTIADRAATHVKRPYVDHAELFYDDNGLPK